One stretch of Bombina bombina isolate aBomBom1 chromosome 7, aBomBom1.pri, whole genome shotgun sequence DNA includes these proteins:
- the RASSF10 gene encoding ras association domain-containing protein 10 — protein MESEEEWKISVWLCQEEKLVSGLTKRTTCADVVKVLLDDHNQKQEAEGSMLLGPPGSYCIVEKWRGFERILPNKTKILRLWTAWGEEQENVRFVLVRSEASLPNIGPRSAEAKVVLSRESPCHVKGATKATTALNKEKQRRVVRKAFRKLAKMNKKSQEDCSKDSNSVEKMETLVHLVLSQDHTIRQQIQRIKDLDRDIDRYEAKIHFDRMKRHGVNYVQDTYMVGSSPDQASSCDSDPGGKVIPEKLFAEFEDYAKKCEEVLAIQDKITQQEDLLEQITVQIQEELNKRWMDRRQEELSTKEHNALDTNGEQGESESGLLLEQERVKTELSTSLYIGLRLNTDLEAIKADLDYTQQAWNDKEKELQSLLQTLNDLDVSQDDQIAELDDVDSCAISPDSVVRTVLESPDVWVEKDVGMCTNCEVNDEDSDTGLSSMHSQDSDSTPVCESLV, from the coding sequence ATGGAAAGTGAGGAGGAATGGAAGATCTCAGTGTGGCTGTGCCAGGAGGAGAAGCTGGTGTCAGGGCTCACCAAACGCACCACCTGCGCAGATGTAGTGAAGGTGCTGTTGGACGACCACAACCAGAAGCAGGAGGCAGAGGGGTCCATGCTCCTGGGACCCCCAGGATCTTACTGCATAGTAGAAAAATGGAGAGGGTTTGAGAGGATTCTACCAAACAAAACCAAGATTCTAAGGCTATGGACGGCGTGGGGAGAGGAACAGGAGAATGTCAGATTTGTACTGGTAAGGAGTGAGGCTTCACTGCCTAATATTGGACCGAGAAGTGCAGAAGCCAAAGTGGTCCTCAGCAGGGAGAGCCCGTGCCACGTTAAAGGGGCaactaaagccaccactgctttgAACAAAGAGAAGCAGCGCAGGGTAGTGAGGAAAGCCTTCAGGAAGCTGGCAAAAATGAACAAGAAAAGTCAAGAAGATTGTTCTAAGGACTCTAACTCAGTGGAGAAGATGGAAACTTTGGTGCACCTGGTGCTGTCTCAGGACCACACAATCAGGCAGCAGATCCAGAGGATTAAAGATTTGGACAGAGATATTGATAGGTATGAGGCTAAAATCCACTTTGACCGGATGAAAAGACATGGTGTCAATTATGTTCAGGATACTTACATGGTGGGATCCAGTCCTGACCAAGCTTCATCTTGCGACAGTGATCCTGGTGGTAAAGTAATACCTGAGAAACTGTTCGCAGAGTTTGAGGATTATGCTAAAAAATGTGAAGAGGTTTTGGCTATTCAAGACAAAATAACACAACAAGAGGATCTTCTTGAACAGATTACCGTCCAAATACAAGAAGAACTTAATAAAAGGTGGATGGACAGACGTCAGGAGGAGCTGTCAACCAAAGAACACAACGCATTGGACACAAATGGTGAGCAGGGAGAGTCTGAGAGTGGTTTGCTACTtgagcaggaaagggttaaaacgGAACTTAGTACCAGTCTCTACATAGGACTAAGGCTAAACACGGATTTGGAAGCCATCAAGGCCGATTTGGATTATACTCAACAAGCGTGGAATGATAAGGAGAAGGAATTGCAAAGTTTGCTACAGACTCTTAATGATCTGGACGTCTCCCAAGATGACCAAATTGCTGAATTGGATGATGTTGATAGCTGCGCAATAAGCCCTGATTCTGTAGTGAGAACAGTTTTGGAGAGCCCAGATGTCTGGGTTGAGAAGGACGTGGGGATGTGCACAAACTGTGAGGTCAATGATGAGGATTCAGACACAGGATTGAGTTCAATGCATAGCCAGGACTCTGATTCTACACCAGTTTGTGAATCATTAGTTTAG